The following DNA comes from Candidatus Binatia bacterium.
GGGCTATCGATGGCCGGCGGAGTGGGAGCCCCACGACGCGACCTGGCTCGCCTGGCCGCACAAGGAAGACTCGTGGCCCGGAAAGATGGGTCGCATCCCGCCGGTGTTCGTCGAGATGGTGCGCGCGCTCGTTACCGGGGAGGACGTCCGCATTCTCGTGCGGTCCGACCGTGAGGGCCACGCAGTCCGGGAAAGGCTTCTCACGGCGTCGGTCGATTGCGCACGTGTGGAGTTCCTCGCCGTCCCTACAGATGATGCTTGGATACGGGATCACGGTCCGGTGTTCGTCACGCATCCCGACCAGCCGGCCGCCGTCGTCGATTGGGACTACAACGCCTGGGGAGGGAAGTATCCGCCGTGGGACCTCGACGTCCGCGTTGCGTCCAAAGTCGCCACGCACCTGGGCCTCCGCCGGTTCGACGCGGGCATGATCCTGGAGGGCGGTTCGATCGATGGCGACGGGGAAGGGACGATCCTCACGACAGAGTCCTGTCTGCTCCACCCGAACCGCAATCCGGCCCTCGACCGAGAGGCGATCGAGGACCGACTCCGTGTGCACCTCGGGGCCGAGAAGATCCTCTGGCTCGGAGACGGAATCGTCGGTGACGACACCGACGGCCATGTCGACGACCTCACCCGCTTCGTGGGGCCCGGGACGGTCGTGACGGTCGTGGAAGAGGACGAATCGGACGCGAACTTCGAAGCGTTGTCGAACAACCGCCACCGCCTCGAGTCGATGACGGATGCCCGAGGCCGCCGGCTCACCGTGACGGCCCTCCCGATGCCACGAGCGGTATTCGAAGGGGAGGACCGGCTGCCGGCGAGCTACGCGAACTTCTACATCGGAAACGCGGTCGTTCTCGTCCCGACGTTCGGTGACCCTGCCGACGAGCGCGCGCTCGAGATTTTCACGGCCTGCTTCCCATCGCGTCGGATCGTTGGGATTGATGCGCGCGATCTCGTGTGGGGCCTGGGCGCGTTCCACTGCCTGACGCAGCAACAGCCTGCGTGAGGGCTCGGCAGACGGCCCTAGGCGCGGAGCCTTCGGTGGTTGGTCTTGATCTTCGGCGGACACGGAAGCTTCTGTTGATCTCGGCCGGTCGCGGGAGCCGATAGTGGCTGCCGTGCTCGTATCGGGGACATCAGCCCGCGTCTCGGAGTCGGGCCGGCCCAGTTGCGGAGAGGTCGCATCCCTTGTGTGGCGCAACGGGGGACTCTTCGAGCGGGATCAGCGGAGGGGACGCTTGGGGTACGCGGGTGATGCCGCCCGGCGAGCGGGGTGAACTCGGGAGGAGGGCGGGGTCGTGAGGGCGAGGCCTCCAGGCGAGCGGATTGCGCTCGGATCGAAGGGGGGGCGCCCACGCGAGCCGTCGGCCTTCCCGAGCCGGGTCACCTTCGTGCCCGGTTCGCAGCACCCGCGAATGAAACCTGTCCGTGAAGACCTTCCCCTTGCGTCCCATGAGCTTGTTGAGCGCCTCCGAAGCCCAGGACGATCGGCGCGGGGTTCCGGAAGTGCCGGCAAACCCGGCCTCAGCGATCAGCCAGTCCGCACCTTCTGCACCTCGCTCGGATAGGAAGGCATCGACGGCGGGAGTCCCACGAACGCGCCGGAACTACGGCCGCTCTTGGTTGGCGAAGCGCCCTTTGTAGATCGCCGAGCCCTCGCACCGCTGCAGGATGATCTGGCAGAGCCGGGTTCCGGCGTGGATCGACAGCGGCCGTCCCGCGAGATTGGAGATCTCGAGCACCTGGCGGTTGCTGATGCCCGGGCTCAGGAAGCCGGCCGTGACGTGAATCATCAGTCCGAGTCGTGCGAAGCGGGACCGACCTTCGAGCCAGCCCGCGATGTTCCCGGGCAGGGTGATTCGCTCACGCGTGATGCCGTGGATCGTCTCGCCGGGGGCCAGCGTGTAGGGGCCGCTCATCTTCTCGGAGCGGCTGAAGTCGCGGTAGTCGGCGTCGTCGTTGACGTCGATGACGGGCGGGCCGCCGTCGAGGATTCGGATCTCGTCGTCGAGATGCAGATCGATCGAGGCCGGGCCGACGTGGTCGCGGTTCAGAGGCTCGACCACGACACGTCCCGCGTCGATCTCGGCCAGGATCTCGTCGCGGGTGAGGATCATGCGACGATCAGCCCTTCGCCCGGCTGATGAATCGTGCGTCGCGAGTGTCGACCTGAACTAGTTCCTCGTTCTCGAGGTAGGCCGGAACCTGGATCTCGAGGCCGGTTTCCAGGGTGGCGGGCTTGGTCTGCGCTTGGGCCGTCGCACCTTTGATCGCGGGCGCGGTTTCGGTCACCTGCAGCACCACTGTCATCGGTAGGTCGATCGAAATCACCTGCTCGTTGAAGACGACGGAGCGGAGCCCCTCGAGGCCCTCTTTCAGGTATCCGGTAGTGTCCCCGAGATCCTCGCCGGTGAGCGAGAACTGCTCGTACGATTCGACGTCCATGAAATGGAAGTCCGAGCCGTCGCTGTAAAGGAACTGGACGGATCGCATTTCGAGGTTCGGTACCTCGATCTTGTCGCCGCCGCGGAACGTCTTGTCGGCGACGCCGCCACTTCGCAGGTTGCGCACCTTCACCTTCGAGAGGGAGCTCGCGCCGCGCGCCGACGGGGATTGCACGTGCACGTCCGTGACCGTGTACGGGTCTCCGTCGATCAGGATGCGCAGTCCGCGCTTCAGGTCACTCGTCGAGATCATGGTTGGGCTCCCTCACGTAAGGGTTGGGTTTCTAGCAACAGGCGAAGGGGGAGCAAGGAGTCTTGCTCCGCCTCCGGTCGTGTGGCCTATGGCGTCTGTGGGTGGACGAGACTCGCTCGTGGTCTTTGCTCGGTATCCGAGCCCGGGGAAGGTGAAGACGCGGCTGGCGGCCGGCATCGGAGAGGATCGCGCGGCGCGGCTCTACGACGGGTTCGTTCGCGATCTCGCCGGGCGCTTCGCGGCTGCCGGCCCCGAGCTGTCGTGGGGGGTCGCGCCGCCCGATCCCGGGTTTGCAGAGCATTTCGGGGTCCCGCCTGAGACTTGTTTCGTGCAGGAGGGAGACGACCTCGGTGCGCGGATGCTCTCCGCGCTCGAAGGAGCGCTCTGCGAGGAAGGGTCACGCTGCGTGCTGATCGGATCGGATGTCCCGCACCTGCCTGCCGAGCGCGTCGCGCAGGCGTTCTTTGAATTGGAGTCGGCCGACATGGTGCTCGGCCCTGCTCTCGACGGTGGCTACTACCTGATCGGGATGGGGCAGCCCCATGATGTGTTCTCGGGGATGACGTGGAGTGTGGACTCGGTTCGGGCCGAGACGCAGGCGCGGGCCGCCGCTCGAGGGCTCTCCGTCGCGCTTCTGGATGAGGAGTTCGACGTGGACGAGATCGAGGACCTCGATCGGCTTCGTGCGCGGCTCGCCGCGGGCGGCCCGCCCTGCCCGGCGACGACCCGCATCCTCGCCGAGCTTGCACGCCCGTAGGCGGGCTGCGATCGTTTTACAGGCTCGCGATGCACTGCACACTCGTTTCGCATACGCACTGGGACCGGGAGTGGTACCGGACATTCCAGAACTTTCGCGCGCGCCTGGTCGATGCGATCGATCGCGTACTCGACATGGCGGCGGAGGATCCGGAGTTTCGGTTTCTGCTGGATGGCCAGACGATCGTACTCGAAGACTACCTCGAGATTCGGCCGGACCGTCGTGAGGAACTCGAGCGCGCGTGTCGCGAGCGTCGCATCGCGATCGGGCCCTGGTACGTGCAGCCCGACTCGCTCTTGCCGGCGGGTGAGACGCACGTGCGCAATCTTCTCGAGGGGCGTCGGGTCGGCCGCGCCTTCGGGGGCGTGTCACAGATCGCGTACACGCCGGATTCGTTCGGGCACCCGGCTCAGTTCCCGCAGATCTTCGCCGGGTTCGGTCTCGATCTCTTCACGTACTGGCGCGGCAATGGCTCTGAGATCGACGACTTGCCTGCGGAGTACCGATGGGAGGCGCCCGACGGAACGTCGGTCCTCGCGCATCACCTGGGCGAGGGTTACTTCGGCGCCTGCGGCCTGCCCGAAGATCCGATCGCCGCCGCGGTATTCCTGCGGGGAGTGTCCGACGAACTCGTGAAGCGGACGACCAACGACCGTGTCCTGCTCATGAACGGCATCGACCATGCGATTCCCGGCCCGGGCGTGGGGACGGTTCTCGAGGTTCTGAGACGATCGACGGGTTGGACGGTCAAGCGCGGCGTTCTGGAGGATTTCGCTGAGGGATTATCGCCCGACGCGCCGACGTATCGTGGCGAGCTCGTCGGCGGTCGTATCGCCAATCTTCTCCCGGGCGTCTGGTCGGCTCGCATGCCTCTCAAGCTCCGCAACCGAGAGGCCGAGGCCGTGCTGCTCGGATGGGCCGAGCCCTGGGCCGCGCTCGCCGCACGCTCGGGCCTCCGCGATGATCGTCCAGCGCTCCGCACCGCGTGGCGCTCGCTGTTGTGCAACCAGGCTCACGATTCGATCTGTGGTTGCTCGCAGGACCGTGTGCACGACCAGGGCGAGGCGCGCTACGATGTTGCGATAGAGCTTGGCACGGAGACGGCCACACGGTGCTTGGAGCGGCTCGCCGGCTTGGACACTACACGGAGTCAGCCGTGGGATGCCGACCTCGACGTCGCGGTGTTCAACCCGTCCCCGCACCCGCGAACCGACGTCGTTCGGTTCCCCTTGGAGGCGGCGGCCTGGGTCGAGTTCCGGGGGGACGTCGAGCGCTCCATGCAGGTGCATCCGTTGCTCGGCGCCACGGTCCAGGCGAAGGGCTACACGGCGGACGGCGTTGCGGCGCGTCTCGTTCGCGAGACGGGCTCCCCGCGCTTGCGGCTCCAGCCGGATCAGGCGCCGCTCTATGTCGAGACGATCGTCCGAGACGTCCCGGCCTTCGGTTGGCGTCGGGTGCGACTTGAGCGCACAGAGGCGCATCCCGACGAAGAAGATGACGGCCGCGAGATCTCGAACGAGGACGTGTCGGTTGCGGTCGCACCCGACGGGACGCTCGACGTTCGGCTCGGCGAGCAACTGTTTCGTGGACTGTGCGGGCTCGAAGACGTCGGCGATCGCGGCGACACCTACGACTTCGATCCGGTCCCGGGTCTGTCGGAACCGCGGCTGGAGTCTCTCCTCGTCTCCCGTCGGCGTCATCCCGGTGGGATGCAAACCCTGCGGGTCGAGCGCGTGTTCTCGACGCCCGACTGCCTCGATCCGGACCGTCGCCACCGAAGCGTCGTGAGGACGAAGTCGCGCGTCGTCATCGAGGCGTGCATTGCGGACGGGCTCTCGCGCGTCGACCTCGAAGTTCTGGTCGACAACCAGGCGCGCGACCACCGTCTCCGCCTCCTGTTCCCGACTGGAGACAAGGGCGGCGACGCGTTGGCTGCTACGACGAGTGACATCGCGCGCCGAGCCGCGCAGGTGGCTGACGCGACGGGTTGGATGCATCGCGCGCCGACGACCTTTTGTCAGCAGGGTTTCGTTCGCGGGGGTGGCCTGACGGTGGGCGCCCCCGGACTGCCGGAGGCGGAGTGGAACGAGGACGGGGTGATTGCCCTGACGCTGGTGCGATCCGTCGGCTGGCTCGCACTCATGGACCTCGAGAGCAGGCCGATCCCGGCGGGGCCGGTGGTGGAGACCCCGGGCGCGCAGTGCCTCGCGCCGTTCCAGACACGCATCACGTTGCTCGGCACGCTCGACCCCGCCGCCGTGCGGGAATTCGAACTCGGATTCATGGCCGTGCCCGCAGGAGACGCGCCCCTGGTCGACAGCCAGCGCTCGCTATTCGAGATGGATTCGCGGACCGTGCTCCTCGAGACCTTGAAGCCGGCCGAAGAGGGGGAGGGCGTCGTGGTGCGGCTGCTCAACCCGACCGATCGAGAGGAATCGGTCTGTCTTCGGACCGCGTTTGGTGCGGAGAAGGCGACTCCGGTGCGCTTGGACGAAGAAGTCTGCGGGGAGTCCGTCTCGATCGATGGCGGTACGCTTCGAACGACGGTGCCCGCGCACGCCCTCCGCACGTTCCGCCTCGACTAGCTCGCGGCCTGCTCCTGCAGTTCGATTTCGCGCCGCAGAGTCGCCTGCTTTTCGCGATCGAGAGGGAAGTTCCACATCAGCCCCGCGACGCACGCGAAGATCAGGCACGGAGGCCACACGAACATTCCGACCAACCCGGCGATCGCTTCGGGGGAGTTCTCGGCGCCCGGTGTGTATCCGATCCACTCCAGCAGCGGGTATACGATGCCGATCGAGACGGCGTAGCCGACTTTGTTCGTCATCGTGAGGAGCGAGTAGTACAGCCCGGTGCGCTGCGCTCCGGACTCGACGCGGTCCTGGTCGGCGACGTCGGCCATGATGGAGCGGAACAGGAACGGAGCGGCGCCGAGATTGATTCCGACGAGCAGGCAGAAGCCGATGGCGGGGAGGACCTGTGCCGTCGGGATCAGCAGGATGAGCGGGATCGAGATCGTCGTGAACAGGGACGAGAGCGCCAGTGTGCGGTGCTTGCCGAGGCGGTAGCTCAGTCGAACGATCGGGGCGATGAACGTGACGCCCGAGATGAAGTACACGAGCAGCAGGAAGCTCGCGGACTTGGGGAGCTGAAGGTAGTCGTCCGCGAGAAACAGGAAGAGCGCGGAGATGATGCCGCCGCCGATGCCTGAGAGCGCATCCATGATGAGCACGCGGCGAAGGGCCGCGTTTCCCGCAAGGAGGGCCGATGCCCGCCGCCATCCGAGCGAAGGTGCCTCCGGTGCCTCTCGTTCCGGAACCTTCGAGACGGCCCACGCCACGGTGATCGGCAGGCACACGATGATGAACCACCCCATCGCCGCGACCCGCCCGGCGCGCGTCGACGTCGGGTCTACCTGCTCCAGAATTGCGGGGAGCGCGAGGACAGCGATCACTCCGAGAAGCAGTGCGATCTCGCGCGCGGCTTGCACGCGCGATCGTTCGTCGTAGTCGGGAGTGAGTTCGGCGCCCCACGACATGTGGGAGATCGTGAGGAGGGTCCATCCGACGTAGAGGAAGATCATCCACCCCAGGAGGTAGAGCCAGCTGATCGGTGGGTCAGGAGCGAAGATCTGCCAGACGGCGACCAGGACGATCGGGACGGATGCCACGATCCACGGGCGTCGTCGTCCGAAGCGTGTCCGGACACGGTCGGAGAGTACGCCGAGCAGCGGGTCCGTCAAGACGTCCCAGAACCGGGTGATCATGAAGACGGTGCCGACCAGGCTCAGCCCGATGCCCATGTCGTCTGCGTAGAACGGCGGCAGGTAGACGATCAACGGAAGCCCGAGGGCGGAGATCGGAGCCGCGGGCGAGGCGAAGGCGATCAATGTGGGGAGCGAGAGCGGGGCGGGCTTCATGAGTGGTTTCGACTGCTCCGGCGGGAGTCCCATGACTAGCAGGGAGCCGGTCCGACATGCCATACGACCCACATGGGCGAGCCGGTCTCCTGCGAGGGTGGGTGCCACTGTGGTGCCGTCAGATTTCGCGTCCGCTTCGAGCGGTACGAAGCGCTGCAGTGCAACTGCTCGATGTGTTCGCGAAAGGGGTTCCTTCACCTGATCGTGCCGCCGGAGGATTTCGAATTGCTGGGCGGTGCGGACGATCTCGTGACCTACTCGTTCAATACGCACATCGCGAAGCATCGGTTCTGCCGCATCCATCCCTTCCACGAGCCGCGCTCGCACCCCGATCAAATCGACGTGAACATCCATTGTCTGGATGAGCCGCCGCTCGACCGGTTCGCGGTCGAGAAATTCGACGGGCGTCGCTGGGAAGACAACGTCGAGCAGATCCGCTCGTCGGGAGATTGAAAAATGGGTCTTTACGATCGCTGGATCCTTCCGAGGGTCCTGGACTTCGCCATGCGCCAGCCGCCGATTCCGAAGCAGCGGGAGAAGGTCGTGCCTCTCGCGGAGGGCCACGTCCTGGAGATTGGGATTGGCTCTGGGTTGAATCTCGCGTACTACGACCAGAGCAAGGTGACGAAGCTGTGGGGGTTGGATCCGTCCATGGAACTTCGGAAGAAGGCGGTCGAGCGCTCGGCTGAGTCCGGGATGGAAGTCGAGTTCATCGGTTTGTCGGGCGAGGACATCCCACTTGAGTCCGGTTCCGCCGACACCGTGCTCACCACGTTCACGCTGTGCACGATTCCCGACGCTGGCGCCGCGTTGAAGGAGATGTATCGGGTCCTCCGCCCCGGGGGGCAGCTGTTGTTCGCCGAGCACGGGCGCGCACCCGATCAAGACGTCGTTCGCTGGCAGGACCGGATCAACCCGGTCTGGCAGCACGTGGCCGGTGGCTGTAACTTGAACCGAAAGATCGACGTGTTGGTCGAGGAGGCCGGTTTCACGGTGCGGGATCTGGAGCAGTCGTATCTCCCGGGCCCCCGCCCGTGGACCTACAACTACTGGGGCGCCGGCGTTCGCGCCGCGTAAGGGGGCTAGAGCGAAGATGAGTGACCGCGAGTGGAAGGACGTTCGAGGAAGTGGTGCCGAATGTACCGGGGATCTCCCGGTCGACGAGTTCATGGCCGGACTCGAGGCGCTTCAGGCAGAAGTTGCGACTGCGAAGAACCAGGTCTGGCCGCGCGTCGCCGACGGCACCCTGTCCGAAGAGTTGCTGAAGCGGCTTTGCAAGGAGTACTACTTCCTCGGCAAGTGGTACACCTGCGAGTTCGGGTCGCTCGTTGCGAATGCGCCGGACGTCGACGCACTCGGGCTGGGCTCGAGCGAGCACTTTTTGCACTGGGCGCAGAATCTCGCGGATGAGATGGGCTTCGCCGGTGATCGGAACCACGTCGACATGAAGGTCGACTGGGCCCGGATGCTGAAGATCTCGGAAGACGAACTCGTTTCCTATCGGGCGATGCCCGAGACGATCGGGTCGGTCTTCACGAGCCTCTACTACATGCGTCGGACCTACGAAGAAGGGCTCGCCGCCTTCGGGTGGGCCGGGGAGCGGTTCGCCGCTTCGACGAACTACGCGAAGATGATGTACGAGGGGATGCGGGACCACTACGGAATCGAGGTCGAGAACTTCAAGGTCCACGCGTACGCCGAGGAAGACCATGGCCGTCAGGCAGACTTTCTGCTTCGGCAGGTCGCCGGCTCTGCCGGGCAGCAGCGGCGCATCCGTCACGCGATCGAACACGTGCTGATCTGTCGGAACGCACGGACCGAAGCGCTCAATCGCTGGCTGGACGAACCGGGTGCCATCCGCCGCAAGGTCGCCTGACACACCGGGACGCATCGCAGCAGCTTTCTCGTTGACCACGGGGTGCCCGGGGGGCAGGGTCTCGGGTTGGATGAAGCCGCCAGCGGTTGCCCGCATCGTCTCCGCCACCGCGGTGTTTTTCGCCGTGAATGCGTCTGCGTTCACCTACGTAGTTGCCGAGTCCGGCGGGGACTTCACGTCGATTCAGGCGGCGCTCGATGTCGCAGTGGCCGGGGACACTATCGAGGTCCGAGAGAAGCCGACCCCGTACTCCGAGAAGATCATGTTCCCCACAAGTGGGAGCGTAGGTGCGGGCTACATCTCGCTCGAGGCGGCGGCCGGCGAGAATCCGGTCCTCGACGGCACCGGGGTCGGCGGCGACAACATGGTTCTGATCGAGAACCGGAGCTACGTGCGGCTCGTCGGCTTCGAGATTCGCAATAATCTCAGCGTGAATGACGGCTCCGGGGTCCGCATCCTGGGTGCGGGCTCGCACATCGAGATCCGCGACAACGAGATCCATGAAATTCGCGGCCAGCACGCGATGGGGATCACCGTCTACGGGACCGAGGTTCAGCCGATCTCGGATCTCGTGATCGACGGTAACGAGATCCACGACTGTGATCCCGCCCAGAGTGAGGCGCTCACCCTCAACGGGAACGTCGCCGACTTCGAAGTGACCAACAACGTCGTTCGCGACGTGAACAGCATTGGCATCGACTTCATCGGTGGTGAGACGGACATCCAACCGGACCCGACGAAGGTGGCTCGCGACGGGCTGTGCGCGGGCAACACCGTGATTCGTGCCAACGCGAACTACGGCGGCGGATTCGGCGGTGGTATCTACGTGGATGGTGGCAAGGATATCGTCATCGAGAACAACGTGGTCACGCAGAGCGATCTCGGCGTAGAGATCGGCGCGGAGAACTCGGGGCTCGTGACGAGTGGCATCATCGTTCGCAACAATCTGATCTACGACAACGACAAGGTCGGGCTCGTGTTCGGCGGCTTCAGTAGCTCGGTCGGGACCGTCCAGGGCTGTGAGTTCCGGAACAACACGTTGTACAAGAACGACACCTTCGC
Coding sequences within:
- a CDS encoding glycosyl hydrolase-related protein, with the translated sequence MHCTLVSHTHWDREWYRTFQNFRARLVDAIDRVLDMAAEDPEFRFLLDGQTIVLEDYLEIRPDRREELERACRERRIAIGPWYVQPDSLLPAGETHVRNLLEGRRVGRAFGGVSQIAYTPDSFGHPAQFPQIFAGFGLDLFTYWRGNGSEIDDLPAEYRWEAPDGTSVLAHHLGEGYFGACGLPEDPIAAAVFLRGVSDELVKRTTNDRVLLMNGIDHAIPGPGVGTVLEVLRRSTGWTVKRGVLEDFAEGLSPDAPTYRGELVGGRIANLLPGVWSARMPLKLRNREAEAVLLGWAEPWAALAARSGLRDDRPALRTAWRSLLCNQAHDSICGCSQDRVHDQGEARYDVAIELGTETATRCLERLAGLDTTRSQPWDADLDVAVFNPSPHPRTDVVRFPLEAAAWVEFRGDVERSMQVHPLLGATVQAKGYTADGVAARLVRETGSPRLRLQPDQAPLYVETIVRDVPAFGWRRVRLERTEAHPDEEDDGREISNEDVSVAVAPDGTLDVRLGEQLFRGLCGLEDVGDRGDTYDFDPVPGLSEPRLESLLVSRRRHPGGMQTLRVERVFSTPDCLDPDRRHRSVVRTKSRVVIEACIADGLSRVDLEVLVDNQARDHRLRLLFPTGDKGGDALAATTSDIARRAAQVADATGWMHRAPTTFCQQGFVRGGGLTVGAPGLPEAEWNEDGVIALTLVRSVGWLALMDLESRPIPAGPVVETPGAQCLAPFQTRITLLGTLDPAAVREFELGFMAVPAGDAPLVDSQRSLFEMDSRTVLLETLKPAEEGEGVVVRLLNPTDREESVCLRTAFGAEKATPVRLDEEVCGESVSIDGGTLRTTVPAHALRTFRLD
- a CDS encoding TIGR04282 family arsenosugar biosynthesis glycosyltransferase, translating into MASVGGRDSLVVFARYPSPGKVKTRLAAGIGEDRAARLYDGFVRDLAGRFAAAGPELSWGVAPPDPGFAEHFGVPPETCFVQEGDDLGARMLSALEGALCEEGSRCVLIGSDVPHLPAERVAQAFFELESADMVLGPALDGGYYLIGMGQPHDVFSGMTWSVDSVRAETQARAAARGLSVALLDEEFDVDEIEDLDRLRARLAAGGPPCPATTRILAELARP
- the efp gene encoding elongation factor P — its product is MISTSDLKRGLRILIDGDPYTVTDVHVQSPSARGASSLSKVKVRNLRSGGVADKTFRGGDKIEVPNLEMRSVQFLYSDGSDFHFMDVESYEQFSLTGEDLGDTTGYLKEGLEGLRSVVFNEQVISIDLPMTVVLQVTETAPAIKGATAQAQTKPATLETGLEIQVPAYLENEELVQVDTRDARFISRAKG
- a CDS encoding GFA family protein, giving the protein MGEPVSCEGGCHCGAVRFRVRFERYEALQCNCSMCSRKGFLHLIVPPEDFELLGGADDLVTYSFNTHIAKHRFCRIHPFHEPRSHPDQIDVNIHCLDEPPLDRFAVEKFDGRRWEDNVEQIRSSGD
- a CDS encoding MFS transporter, encoding MKPAPLSLPTLIAFASPAAPISALGLPLIVYLPPFYADDMGIGLSLVGTVFMITRFWDVLTDPLLGVLSDRVRTRFGRRRPWIVASVPIVLVAVWQIFAPDPPISWLYLLGWMIFLYVGWTLLTISHMSWGAELTPDYDERSRVQAAREIALLLGVIAVLALPAILEQVDPTSTRAGRVAAMGWFIIVCLPITVAWAVSKVPEREAPEAPSLGWRRASALLAGNAALRRVLIMDALSGIGGGIISALFLFLADDYLQLPKSASFLLLVYFISGVTFIAPIVRLSYRLGKHRTLALSSLFTTISIPLILLIPTAQVLPAIGFCLLVGINLGAAPFLFRSIMADVADQDRVESGAQRTGLYYSLLTMTNKVGYAVSIGIVYPLLEWIGYTPGAENSPEAIAGLVGMFVWPPCLIFACVAGLMWNFPLDREKQATLRREIELQEQAAS
- a CDS encoding iron-containing redox enzyme family protein, producing MSDREWKDVRGSGAECTGDLPVDEFMAGLEALQAEVATAKNQVWPRVADGTLSEELLKRLCKEYYFLGKWYTCEFGSLVANAPDVDALGLGSSEHFLHWAQNLADEMGFAGDRNHVDMKVDWARMLKISEDELVSYRAMPETIGSVFTSLYYMRRTYEEGLAAFGWAGERFAASTNYAKMMYEGMRDHYGIEVENFKVHAYAEEDHGRQADFLLRQVAGSAGQQRRIRHAIEHVLICRNARTEALNRWLDEPGAIRRKVA
- a CDS encoding agmatine deiminase family protein; the encoded protein is MTDEMAADTPRGLGYRWPAEWEPHDATWLAWPHKEDSWPGKMGRIPPVFVEMVRALVTGEDVRILVRSDREGHAVRERLLTASVDCARVEFLAVPTDDAWIRDHGPVFVTHPDQPAAVVDWDYNAWGGKYPPWDLDVRVASKVATHLGLRRFDAGMILEGGSIDGDGEGTILTTESCLLHPNRNPALDREAIEDRLRVHLGAEKILWLGDGIVGDDTDGHVDDLTRFVGPGTVVTVVEEDESDANFEALSNNRHRLESMTDARGRRLTVTALPMPRAVFEGEDRLPASYANFYIGNAVVLVPTFGDPADERALEIFTACFPSRRIVGIDARDLVWGLGAFHCLTQQQPA
- a CDS encoding class I SAM-dependent methyltransferase → MGLYDRWILPRVLDFAMRQPPIPKQREKVVPLAEGHVLEIGIGSGLNLAYYDQSKVTKLWGLDPSMELRKKAVERSAESGMEVEFIGLSGEDIPLESGSADTVLTTFTLCTIPDAGAALKEMYRVLRPGGQLLFAEHGRAPDQDVVRWQDRINPVWQHVAGGCNLNRKIDVLVEEAGFTVRDLEQSYLPGPRPWTYNYWGAGVRAA
- the dcd gene encoding dCTP deaminase, translated to MILTRDEILAEIDAGRVVVEPLNRDHVGPASIDLHLDDEIRILDGGPPVIDVNDDADYRDFSRSEKMSGPYTLAPGETIHGITRERITLPGNIAGWLEGRSRFARLGLMIHVTAGFLSPGISNRQVLEISNLAGRPLSIHAGTRLCQIILQRCEGSAIYKGRFANQERP